One Hippocampus zosterae strain Florida chromosome 4, ASM2543408v3, whole genome shotgun sequence genomic window carries:
- the LOC127599381 gene encoding uncharacterized protein LOC127599381: MHGGFHPKSSTLRLYASRKDGGRGLVSVRATVQDETSKLHEYIKEKAPTDYVLRECLRQWGTEDEALEEGPSWEDKPLHGMYHRTITEVADLKKSYQWLERAGLKDSTEALILAAQEQALSTRAIEAQIYHTRQDPRCRLCKEAPETIQHITAGCNMLAGKAYMERHNQVAGIVYRNICAEYGLETPRSKWETPPKVVENDRAKILWDFQIRTDKMVMANQPDIVIIDKGQRKAVVVDVAVPSDGNIRKKEHEKLEKYQGLREELERAWKVKVTVVPVVVGALGAVTPKLDEWLQQIPGTTSDISV; the protein is encoded by the coding sequence atgcatggagggttccatcccaaatccagcaccctgagactgtacgcaagccgaaaggatggaggccggggactagtgagtgtgagagccactgtacaggatgaaacatccaagctccatgaatacatcaaggagaaggctccaacggattacgtactcagagaatgtctcagacaatggggaacagaggatgaggcgctggaagagggaccatcatgggaggacaagcccctacacgggatgtaccaccggaccataactgaagtggctgatctcaagaagtcctatcagtggctagagagggctggcctgaaggacagcacagaggcactcatcctggctgctcaggagcaggccttgagcaccagagccatcgaggcccagatataccacaccagacaagacccaaggtgtaggttgtgcaaagaggcacctgagacgatccaacacataactgcagggtgtaacatgctggcagggaaagcctacatggaacgccataaccaggtggctggcatagtctaccgaaacatctgtgcggagtatggactggaaaccccaaggtcaaaatgggaaacacctccgaaggtggtggagaatgacagagcgaagatcctgtgggacttccagatccggactgacaagatggtaatggcgaaccaaccagatatcgtgatcatagataaagggcagaggaaagccgttgtagtggatgtagcggtcccaagtgatggaaacatcaggaagaaggaacatgagaaactcgagaaataccaagggctcagagaggagctggagagagcctggaaggtaaaggtgacagtcgtgcctgtggtggtcggagcactcggggcagtgacccccaaactagatgagtggttgcaacagatcccgggaacaacatcggacatctcagtctag